CCGCGCGGAACTGCGTGCCGTCGGCCTTGTCGAACACGACCTCGTTGCCCTCGAGGTACGGCTCGCCCGTGCCCGGCGTCGTGCCGAGCGGGTCGCCGGCGAACGAGGGGTTCTCGGGCGCGATACCGGTGTCGATGACACCGACGACGACGCCCTCACCCGCAGCATCCACACCGCCGACCTGCTCCCACACGCCGCCGGCGCCCTCGAGGCCGAGGAACTCGGTGGAGGGGACGGCGTCGGGGTGACGGATCTCATCGGGGTAGACGCCGATGACGCCGTCGGTCCCGGCGACCTTCGCGGCCTGTTCGGGCGACATCTTCGCGCTGAAGCCGTTGAGGGTCAGCTGGTAGGTGGCCGCAGGGTCGATGCCGGTCTCGGCCGCGACATCCTGCTGCCGTTCGGCGAGGAAGGTGGAGTACTCCTCGACGGCCTGCGACTGGGTGTCGAGCTTCTCGCCCTCGCCGGGCTTGGTGGGCGCGAGGCCCGCCTCGCCGCCTTCGTACGTCGCGACGGGCTCTTCCTCGAGCAGGACGATGTACGAACCGGTGGGGGAATCGATGGGAGTGGGGGGTGTCACCTCCTCCACGGGTGTCGCGGCATAGGCGCCGGTTGCTGCGGACCCGGTGAACAGGGCGGCGAGTGTGACGACCGCGGCTGCTCTCACGGAGGATCGACCCATAGAAGGCTCCCAACGAGGATGGTGTAGAGCGAGGCGTGCGCGGCATCATCGGCGCGCACGTCGGGCTAACGTAACTCACAGGCGAAACTCAGAGAACGTATTCCAGATGAGAACTCGATGAGATCCGCCCTACGCTGGAGAGGTGGCCCGAACCGCGCCCCTGACGACCCGCGTTCTGTTGACGTGCGCGGCGATCGGCGTGGCGACGGGCGTGCTGCAGGCAGGAGCGGGAGCCCTCAGCGGCGTGATCGTCGCGACCTGGCCGATCCTCTACGGCCTCGTCCTCGGCATCCATGTCCTTCCCGGGGTGATCGCGCAGGAGCTGCTGCGCCAGCCCTGGGTCGCCCTGCTGACGCATCTCATCGCGGCGCTTGTGGCGAGCGCGGTCGTGCCGGTGTGGATCGGTCGCTACATCGGGACGGCGATCCTCATCGGCCTGCTCCAGGAGGGGGTGGCTGCCCTCACCCGATACCGTCGATGGGAACCGTGGCGGTTCTTCGTCTCGGCCGTCGTCGTGGGCGTCGTGATCGGCGCGGCGATC
The Microbacterium sp. SLBN-154 DNA segment above includes these coding regions:
- a CDS encoding ECF transporter S component — encoded protein: MARTAPLTTRVLLTCAAIGVATGVLQAGAGALSGVIVATWPILYGLVLGIHVLPGVIAQELLRQPWVALLTHLIAALVASAVVPVWIGRYIGTAILIGLLQEGVAALTRYRRWEPWRFFVSAVVVGVVIGAAIWFAADVTQFREWQQIVYVALFVAGPIAWTAVGLGIGRALRRAGVRPRIPQPPSSAG